The nucleotide sequence TAAGCGAACCAGGgctaaataaattattttattttttggtccGAACTAAGAGAATCAAGAGAACCGAACTTCAAGTGTGAACAAGACCTAAGAGCAACCACATTATCTTTTTTTCATACTTCAAAAGCTAAACAAATATaattttcatgcatttaaagGTACCAACGAATTTGTGTGGTTAGGCTGTTGTGAAATATGAAGGCATATTTTTGAGGAAGAACAGCTGAAGTTTAATGATGTTTCTTTGAACCTTGGCCACTGAAACCTCACCACACATTTTGAAAACATTTCCCGCAGAGTTTCTAAAGGTTTCTCAATGTCTATTTCCCAGGAATAACCCTTTCTTCGGAGCCTCCAACACCCCCTTCACACGCCTGCTACCTGCCCAGTATGACGATGGCGTCTCTGAGCCTATAGGCTGGGACCAAAATAAGAAGTTTAACAACTTTGTGCTTCCTCTGGTATGACCGCAAAAGCAGAACTTACaaattaaaacaatatatcacctTAAATGTCACAAACTGGTAATTAATACACCTGGAAAAAATGCTGTGTTTTTTCTCTACCGTTTGTGCTCAGGTCAGGGAGGTCTCAAACCTCATTTTGAACACAACGGATGAGGCCGTGGTGAGCGATCAAGAGTTCACCCATCTCGTGACCCTGTTTGGCCAGTGGAATGACCACGACCTGACATTCACGCCTTTCTCCCCAAGCATCCGCTCTTTCAGCAATGGCCTGGACTGCGACCAGAGTTGTGAGCGCTCAGAACCCTGCTTCCCCATCCCAGTCAGTGACTTTCACTCCCCAAGTTTTGAATCAATCTAAAGTTTGGAAGGGTGCTTCATTGTGTATAAATGGGGCATCCCACATTGTAAACACTCAGTTAAACGATTTTACCATTAACCATAAACCGTCCTTTGTGAGCAGATTCCACCGCGGGACCCTCGCATTCCCTCTGGCCCCAACAACTGCATCCCTGTCTTCAGATCTGCACCTGTCTGCGGCACAGGAAACACAGCCTATATGTTTGGCGGTGTGAGCAATAAGAGGGAGCAGATCAATGCTCTAACGGCCTTCCTAGACTTAGGACAAGTGTATGGTTCAGAGGAGGGGCTGGCTTTGGAGCTCCGTAACCTGACCGATGACGGCGGCCTTATGCGCGTCAACACCGAGTTTACAGACAACGGGCGGGAGTTGCTACCCTTCACCACCCTAAATGGCAACATGTGCGCTACACGCAAAAGGATCACCAATGACACAAATGCCAGGGAGGTGCCCTGCTTCTTTGCAGGTTGGTAGATCTCAACTGTGTCTCTCTTACAATATGCTAACATCTTTTAGTCAACCACAAACTTAACTTAAGGCAACCATAAACTGAAGGCAGAGACGATTTAAAACATTAAGGTTCAGTAGTTGGCTGTGGACAATTGTTAATAGGAACTTTTACAATGATGGTGCCTGTGACTATTTAAGTTGATGTTTAAGTCACTTTCTTTGCCCCAGGTGATGCACGTGTGGATGAGAATATCGCCTTGACATCCATTCACACACTCTTTGTGCGTGAGCACAACCGCCTGGCTCGTGAGCTGCGTCGCATCAACCCACACTGGGACAGTGAGACACTCTACCAAGAGGCACGCAAGATTCAGGGCGCCTACGCCCAGgtaacccatgcacacacacacacttgcacatgcacacagtttTTCTTCTCATGTTTACTTTTATCCTCTTATTAAGTATGTAAGTATGTAAGTATTTTGAAACCTTTTCAAACATGCATTCATACAcagtatctctccatctccttatcAGATTTTAGTGTTCCGCGATTACCTGCCTCACATTGTGGGCCCAGATGTGATGAACCGTAAGCTGGGTCGCTATCCTGGTTACAATGAGGCTATTGATCCAAGTATCGCCAACGTGTTTGCTACGGCTGCATACCGCTTTGCTCACCTCGCCATCCAGCCCCTGGTGTTCCGTGTTGACACAAACCTCAATGAGAATCCTAATTTTCCCAGCGTACCTCTATATGAGGCCTTCTTCACCCCCTGGAGAGTGGTGTTTGAGGGTAAGTGACAAGGCAGGGGCTATGGATGAACTGCCTGTCAGATTTATATCACCTGGAAGTGAGAAACCTTTTATaccgtttttctctctctttctctccctttaggTGGTGTTGACCCTCTACTCCGTGGTTTGATAATCCGTCCGGCCAAATTGGGTACTCAGGACCACATGATGGTGAACGCTTTGAGGGATAGACTGTTCCAATTTGTTATGCACATAGCTCTGGACCTGGCCTCTCTAAACATGCAGAGGGGACGTGACCACGGACTGCCCGGTACACACCTCCTTCTCCATTCCCACTTAAAAACTCACTCATTCCGTTTCCTCCAGAAATACAAAACGCACAGCTGACACTTACCTCCCTCTATTGTTTATAAGAATTAACAGTCCATCAGCCCTTTTCCAGTGCACAGCATAATCTCTTTTCTTACACATTCTGGCTAATACATTCTGTAAAAGGCATTCTGTTCTATTGTTACTATTTAAATAAAAAAGGCAAAGGAAACCCATGTTTAATAGGATATAATAAAagaaaatgaataaaaacaGAACAGTACATTTACAGTATACCAACTTTCATTACCTGTTCCCTTTAAGGTTATAACAAGTGGCGCAGGTTCTGTGGGCTCTCTGAGCCCAAAAACCTACAAGAGTTGGCACAGGTCCTGAACAACACTGAACTGGCTTACAGGCTTCTACAGCTTTACGGCACCCCAGCCAACATTGATGTTTGGCTGGGAGGCGTGGCCGAGCCCTTTGTTCGGAATGGACGTGTGGGCCCACTCTTCGCCTGTCTCATAGCCAACCAGTTTAAGAGGATTCGCCAGGGAGACAGGTAAGGGTTTGCATGCATCTAAATGTATTATGTATTACGAGGCTGTGTTTCACCTGTTACTGTATTGCTGTTGCCAGGCTGTGGTACGAGAATCCAGGCGTCTTCAACTCAAGGCAAAGAGCTTCCCTGACGTCAGTCTCTTTGAGTCGTATCATCTGTGATAACACTGATATCAACATGGTCCCCCGTGACCCCTTCCGCATTAGGTCGAGCTCAAACCCTCTTGTCAGCTGCAACCGCCTCCTTCCCCTCAACCTCTCACCCTGGACAGAGAGAGCCTGTGAACCAGGTAAATGGCCACTGGAGAAGGTTTTGTTTCATCGCTTGCATTTACTGTACATTCTATCAGAATGCAATGGGTAACCtttcatttgtttttaaatcTGTATTTCCATTTCAATATACAATGATCCTATGATAGAGAGCACAGAAGTTGTCTTCAGGGTTCATGTATGGTATTTGGTCTTGCATGCTCAACAGGCAGTTGCAATAATGACATTGAAAATTAGGTCTGATTCTGAGTGAGGTGAAGTGATTTAAGCAAGCACAACACTTACAGTCAAAACAAATCTTTTGGTGGTTGGTCTGTTTGCTGAAATGTTCCTTCTGACACAATCTGATGGTTCTATTTATTTAGAAGTGCACTTTATGAATCAAATGAATCAATGTTTTAATAAATATgatagattattattattattattttttttttttatgctttCTTCTCCTAAACCCACAGATTGTTTACAGGGACCTGCTGGGCCCCAAGGACCCCCAGGAGAACGAGGTAGTTCTTTATTGCAAAAATATTATCAATGTATTGGGCCAATATATTTTAAGTTGTAGTTAATATCAAACGTTGTGTAAAAAGCCGACAGTATATCaaactatatatattttttcatttaatgtgatAAGTACTGTGACAAGCATTAAGAACTTGACATAAACTGTCCATAACTCCCACCTACTCCTTGGTGATTATCCCCAGGTCCTGAAGGCATGAGAGGTCCCCCCGGACACCCCGGTTCCAACAGCAACGCTACCCAGCAACACTCTGCCTTTGCTGTCCGTCTGGGCGACACCAATCACTCCAGCAAGAAAGTCATTGTTTTTCGTCAGATCATCTACAATGGTCAAGACCATTACAACACACGGACAGGGGTGTTCACATGTGCCGTGCCTGGCGTCTACCAGTTCAGCTACCACTGCACG is from Osmerus mordax isolate fOsmMor3 chromosome 3, fOsmMor3.pri, whole genome shotgun sequence and encodes:
- the LOC136940332 gene encoding eosinophil peroxidase-like isoform X1 → MNLLPSLLLTLGLALTLNYSVLSGSTEESLGSPYIQSALEEAKRIVDDAYKYSREKSLTRVRSESVKPSDVLRLYKQPRRDTRSAVRAADYMENTLRLIKANVHHAHKRSINLINATDILSDQDLETIATMTGCAARVRPPSCRTTPNINKYRTATSVCNNLNNPFFGASNTPFTRLLPAQYDDGVSEPIGWDQNKKFNNFVLPLVREVSNLILNTTDEAVVSDQEFTHLVTLFGQWNDHDLTFTPFSPSIRSFSNGLDCDQSCERSEPCFPIPIPPRDPRIPSGPNNCIPVFRSAPVCGTGNTAYMFGGVSNKREQINALTAFLDLGQVYGSEEGLALELRNLTDDGGLMRVNTEFTDNGRELLPFTTLNGNMCATRKRITNDTNAREVPCFFAGDARVDENIALTSIHTLFVREHNRLARELRRINPHWDSETLYQEARKIQGAYAQILVFRDYLPHIVGPDVMNRKLGRYPGYNEAIDPSIANVFATAAYRFAHLAIQPLVFRVDTNLNENPNFPSVPLYEAFFTPWRVVFEGGVDPLLRGLIIRPAKLGTQDHMMVNALRDRLFQFVMHIALDLASLNMQRGRDHGLPGYNKWRRFCGLSEPKNLQELAQVLNNTELAYRLLQLYGTPANIDVWLGGVAEPFVRNGRVGPLFACLIANQFKRIRQGDRLWYENPGVFNSRQRASLTSVSLSRIICDNTDINMVPRDPFRIRSSSNPLVSCNRLLPLNLSPWTERACEPDCLQGPAGPQGPPGERGPEGMRGPPGHPGSNSNATQQHSAFAVRLGDTNHSSKKVIVFRQIIYNGQDHYNTRTGVFTCAVPGVYQFSYHCTSFITAGSIDLWLNGALELQGFQIFQNGRHTSTGDMVLQLAQGDQLWLEASLGNNGLSSTSFFSGHLLFTI
- the LOC136940332 gene encoding eosinophil peroxidase-like isoform X2, giving the protein MNLLPSLLLTLGLALTLNYSVLSEESLGSPYIQSALEEAKRIVDDAYKYSREKSLTRVRSESVKPSDVLRLYKQPRRDTRSAVRAADYMENTLRLIKANVHHAHKRSINLINATDILSDQDLETIATMTGCAARVRPPSCRTTPNINKYRTATSVCNNLNNPFFGASNTPFTRLLPAQYDDGVSEPIGWDQNKKFNNFVLPLVREVSNLILNTTDEAVVSDQEFTHLVTLFGQWNDHDLTFTPFSPSIRSFSNGLDCDQSCERSEPCFPIPIPPRDPRIPSGPNNCIPVFRSAPVCGTGNTAYMFGGVSNKREQINALTAFLDLGQVYGSEEGLALELRNLTDDGGLMRVNTEFTDNGRELLPFTTLNGNMCATRKRITNDTNAREVPCFFAGDARVDENIALTSIHTLFVREHNRLARELRRINPHWDSETLYQEARKIQGAYAQILVFRDYLPHIVGPDVMNRKLGRYPGYNEAIDPSIANVFATAAYRFAHLAIQPLVFRVDTNLNENPNFPSVPLYEAFFTPWRVVFEGGVDPLLRGLIIRPAKLGTQDHMMVNALRDRLFQFVMHIALDLASLNMQRGRDHGLPGYNKWRRFCGLSEPKNLQELAQVLNNTELAYRLLQLYGTPANIDVWLGGVAEPFVRNGRVGPLFACLIANQFKRIRQGDRLWYENPGVFNSRQRASLTSVSLSRIICDNTDINMVPRDPFRIRSSSNPLVSCNRLLPLNLSPWTERACEPGSTGSCNNDIEN